The genomic region AAGAATGAGAGATCATTGCATAAACTATGCCTATTTGTGCATAGTTTGACTTTAATATATACTAGGTCAAGAATTTACAATGAtgtttctgtttttcttaagACCGACttttgaagctttttttttttaaaatgaccgacttttgaagctttttttttttcttaaatgacAGACTTTTGAAGCTGGTTAAAGTATTGGCAGTGACACATATCTCCTATCTGGACAACAGGGATTACAATCATAAAATGACGTACCAAAATTGTGATTGAAAAAAACATAACTTGTAATGAATGAGAGATCATTGCATAAACTATGCCTATTTTTGCATAGTTtgacttttatatatactaggtCAAGAATTTACAATGatgtttctatttttcttaagattgactttgaagcttttttttttttttttttttttgttgttgttgaaaatgACAGACTTTTGAAGTTGATTAAGTATTGGCAGTGACACAATATTTTACCTACCTATGAGAAGTTGCGGCGACGACAGATAATTGAAGATGATACTTGCACAATCTGCCAACGATTCTCAGAAACAGCAATACATGCTTTGTGGGAGTGTGGAGCAGCTCAAGATGTGTGGGCTGCATGTCCAAACTGAATTTTGCAGAAAGGCCTGACTAATCAATGTGATGTGATGCAACTATTTGCAAATCTGATGCACAAGCTTACTGAGGAGGAACTCTAGTATTTTCTGGTGCAAAGTTGGTTAATTTGGAACCAACGCAATCTGATTTTGTGTGGAGGAAATCTGCAAGACCCTGGTAGACTTAATGTGAGTGCCAGTAGCCTTTTAGCTGAGTATAAAGATGCACAAACACAGCTAGCGGTGCTAGAGTCTAATGGTCACTCACAGGTATGGCAGCCACCCGAGGGAACTATGGATAAACTCAACTTTGACGCAGCAGTTTTTGCGGGCATGACAGCTTCAGGTATAGGAGTGATAATTCAGAATGATAGGAGTCAAGTCATGGCAGTATTGTCATCGAAGAGTCAAGTAGTAGTGGACAACGAGGAGGCAGAGGTATTGGTGTGTAGAAAAGCTTTGGAATTTGCAGTGGATGCTGGGTTTTCAGAACTGATTGTGGAAGGCGACAACATAAAAGTAATGAACTCCATCAAATCAGCTTGGGTAGATTTGCCTTGCCTGGGAAATCTCTATGATGACATTCGTTGTATGGCTGGATGTCTGCGACATGTGGAATTTCATAGCATTAGACGTAGTGCAAATGGTGTAGCACACTTTTTAGCTTGTTATGCTAGACATCTAAGTGAGGATATTGTTTGGTTAGAAGATTCACCACCACCGGCCTTAGAGGCTTTGTATTTGgattctctctctgtttctaaTTGAATGAAATTGTGTTTGCTTT from Castanea sativa cultivar Marrone di Chiusa Pesio chromosome 11, ASM4071231v1 harbors:
- the LOC142616874 gene encoding uncharacterized protein LOC142616874, producing MILAQSANDSQKQQYMLCGSVEQLKIWLIWNQRNLILCGGNLQDPGRLNVSASSLLAEYKDAQTQLAVLESNGHSQVWQPPEGTMDKLNFDAAVFAGMTASGIGVIIQNDRSQVMAVLSSKSQVVVDNEEAEVLVCRKALEFAVDAGFSELIVEGDNIKVMNSIKSAWVDLPCLGNLYDDIRCMAGCLRHVEFHSIRRSANGVAHFLACYARHLSEDIVWLEDSPPPALEALYLDSLSVSN